One genomic window of Brevundimonas vesicularis includes the following:
- a CDS encoding glycoside hydrolase family 15 protein: protein MKPNLDLFPIGNCGVSALIDRQGRFVWACAPRVDGDPVFSALMDGMAPEHGFWAIEMEDVKSIDQAYVRNTPVLRTVMTAEDGSSAEIIDFAPRHPKHSRTYRPLAFARIVRPLSGTPRIRVRLRPSTDWGARRAPHTSGSNHIRYMCADVTFRLTTDCPVSHVLEERVFRLERSHAFFLGPDEGYDQDVGHGVQGALDRTVAYWQDWVRKLYLPLDYQEAVIRAAITLKLCAYEETGAIVAAMTTSVPEFKESGRNWDYRYCWIRDAYYTVRALNRLGAVDILENYLVYLRNLVDDSAGGHVQPVYGVGLEPGIGESIIDSVEGYRGMKPVRIGNQAHEHLQHDVYGQIVLPLVQAFYDARLLRPGTLEDFHALEAIGERAFAMHDQTDAGLWEFRTIARVHTYSSVMCWAACDRLAKAADHLNLPDRAAFWRERAQIIRQRIEAEAYLPDEGRFAASFGGRELDASLLQMTDLGFLEAHDPRQVATFDAIERDLKKGSHLFRYVEPDDFGEPETAFNFCTFWFIEALHQNGRIEEARTIFQEMLSRRTAAGLLSEDISIDDGELWGNYPQTYSLVGIINCAVLLSRSWTDVR from the coding sequence ATGAAGCCCAATCTGGATCTGTTTCCCATCGGCAACTGCGGCGTCAGCGCCCTGATCGACCGTCAGGGGCGTTTCGTCTGGGCCTGCGCGCCGCGGGTGGACGGCGACCCGGTGTTTTCCGCCCTGATGGATGGCATGGCGCCCGAGCATGGCTTCTGGGCCATCGAGATGGAGGACGTGAAGTCGATCGATCAGGCCTATGTCCGCAACACGCCGGTTCTGCGCACGGTGATGACGGCCGAAGACGGATCGTCAGCCGAGATCATAGATTTCGCCCCGCGTCATCCGAAGCACTCGCGCACCTATCGGCCGCTGGCTTTCGCCCGCATCGTGCGGCCGCTGTCGGGCACGCCGCGCATCCGTGTGCGGTTGCGGCCATCGACGGACTGGGGCGCGCGCCGGGCGCCGCACACCTCCGGATCCAACCACATCCGCTATATGTGCGCCGACGTCACCTTCCGCCTGACGACCGATTGTCCCGTGTCGCATGTGCTGGAGGAGCGCGTGTTCCGGCTGGAGCGGTCGCACGCCTTCTTCCTGGGTCCGGACGAGGGCTACGACCAGGATGTCGGCCACGGCGTTCAGGGCGCGCTGGATCGCACGGTGGCCTATTGGCAGGACTGGGTGCGCAAACTCTATCTGCCGCTCGACTATCAGGAAGCTGTGATCCGCGCGGCGATCACGCTGAAGCTGTGCGCCTATGAAGAGACCGGCGCCATCGTCGCCGCCATGACGACGTCGGTGCCTGAGTTCAAGGAGAGCGGGCGCAACTGGGACTATCGCTACTGCTGGATCCGCGACGCCTATTACACGGTGCGGGCGCTGAACCGGTTGGGTGCGGTCGACATCCTCGAGAACTACCTCGTCTATCTGAGGAATCTGGTCGACGATTCCGCCGGCGGTCATGTCCAGCCGGTCTATGGCGTGGGTCTGGAGCCTGGAATCGGCGAGAGCATCATCGACAGCGTCGAGGGCTACCGCGGCATGAAGCCGGTGCGGATCGGCAATCAGGCGCACGAACATCTGCAACACGACGTCTACGGACAGATCGTGCTGCCTCTGGTTCAGGCCTTCTATGACGCACGGCTGCTGCGTCCCGGCACGCTGGAGGATTTCCACGCGCTGGAGGCGATCGGCGAGCGAGCCTTCGCCATGCACGATCAGACCGACGCGGGGCTGTGGGAGTTTCGCACCATTGCGAGGGTCCACACCTATTCGTCCGTCATGTGCTGGGCCGCCTGCGATCGTCTGGCCAAGGCGGCGGACCACCTGAACCTGCCGGATCGGGCCGCCTTCTGGCGTGAGCGCGCGCAGATCATCCGTCAGCGGATCGAAGCCGAGGCCTATCTGCCCGACGAGGGTCGATTCGCCGCCAGCTTCGGCGGCCGCGAGCTGGACGCCTCCCTGCTGCAGATGACCGACCTGGGCTTCCTGGAGGCGCACGATCCGCGTCAGGTCGCCACCTTCGACGCCATCGAGCGCGATCTGAAGAAGGGCAGCCACCTGTTCCGCTATGTGGAGCCGGACGACTTCGGCGAGCCGGAGACCGCCTTCAACTTCTGCACCTTCTGGTTCATCGAAGCCCTGCACCAGAACGGCCGCATCGAGGAAGCCCGCACCATCTTCCAGGAGATGCTGAGCCGGCGGACGGCTGCAGGGTTGTTGAGCGAGGACATCTCGATCGACGATGGCGAGCTGTGGGGCAACTATCCGCAGACCTATTCCCTGGTCGGCATCATCAATTGCGCCGTGCTGTTGAGCCGTTCCTGGACCGATGTGCGTTAA
- a CDS encoding alpha,alpha-trehalose-phosphate synthase (UDP-forming), with amino-acid sequence MSRLIVVSNRVSAPTDPAAGSAGGLAMALSAALRKYDGLWFGWSGERVDQYTGEVKIEDRAGVTVGLVDLEGQDVDEYYNGYANKTLWPLFHHRIDLAQYERSYGEGYERVNRRFAEALAPLIQPDDMIWIHDYHMIPMARDLRRLGVRNRIGFFLHTPWPARQLLVTLPHHRRLVESMFDFDLIGFHTQEWSDLFTDYVVSEAQGELDGVGGLECFGRKVQTGVFPIGIDVDGFLAARNSTLGARTYDRMAASSAFRSMIVGVDRLDYSKGLEERLLGYEQFLHDNASMRGEVFLLQVTPISRDDVDSYQDIRSRLDALAGRINGAFADMDWQPIRYLNRTYRRDQLAGIYRAARVGLVTPLRDGMNLVAKEYVCAQNPDDPGVLILSRFAGAAEQMGEALLVNPYSREELSDAIQKALTMPLAERIRKWEALMDVVRATDVGIWRDDFVRALQADESTSQPTQWAGAA; translated from the coding sequence ATGAGCCGCCTGATCGTTGTTTCGAACCGGGTTTCGGCCCCGACCGACCCCGCCGCCGGGTCTGCCGGCGGCCTGGCCATGGCCCTGTCCGCCGCCCTCAGAAAATACGACGGCCTGTGGTTCGGTTGGTCGGGCGAGCGGGTGGACCAGTACACCGGCGAGGTGAAGATCGAGGACCGGGCCGGCGTCACCGTAGGGCTTGTCGATCTGGAGGGGCAGGACGTTGACGAATACTACAACGGCTACGCCAACAAGACGCTGTGGCCGCTGTTCCACCACCGCATCGACTTGGCCCAGTACGAGCGGTCCTACGGCGAGGGCTATGAGCGGGTGAACCGGCGTTTCGCCGAAGCCCTGGCTCCGTTGATCCAGCCGGACGACATGATCTGGATCCACGACTATCACATGATCCCGATGGCGCGGGATCTGCGCCGACTGGGCGTGCGCAACCGGATCGGCTTCTTCCTGCATACGCCCTGGCCGGCGCGACAGTTGCTGGTGACCCTGCCGCATCACCGGCGGCTGGTGGAGTCGATGTTCGACTTCGACCTGATCGGTTTCCACACCCAGGAATGGAGCGATCTGTTCACCGACTATGTGGTGTCAGAGGCCCAGGGCGAACTGGACGGTGTCGGCGGGCTGGAGTGTTTCGGGCGCAAGGTCCAGACCGGCGTCTTCCCCATCGGCATCGACGTGGACGGCTTCCTGGCGGCGCGGAACTCCACCCTGGGGGCGCGAACCTATGACCGAATGGCGGCGTCTTCGGCCTTCCGCTCGATGATCGTGGGGGTGGACCGGCTGGACTATTCCAAGGGGCTGGAAGAGCGGCTGCTGGGTTACGAACAGTTCCTGCACGACAACGCCTCGATGCGGGGCGAGGTCTTCCTGTTGCAGGTCACGCCGATCTCGCGCGACGACGTGGACAGCTATCAGGACATTCGTTCGCGGCTGGACGCCCTGGCCGGACGGATCAACGGCGCCTTCGCCGACATGGATTGGCAGCCGATCCGGTATCTGAACCGCACCTATCGCCGGGATCAGCTGGCGGGCATCTATCGCGCGGCGCGGGTCGGTCTAGTGACGCCGCTGCGTGACGGCATGAACCTGGTGGCCAAGGAATATGTCTGCGCCCAGAACCCGGACGATCCCGGCGTTCTGATCTTGTCGCGCTTCGCCGGGGCGGCCGAACAGATGGGCGAGGCGCTGCTGGTCAATCCCTACAGTCGCGAAGAGCTGTCCGACGCCATCCAGAAGGCGCTGACCATGCCGCTGGCCGAGCGGATCCGAAAATGGGAAGCCCTGATGGATGTGGTGCGCGCCACCGATGTCGGCATCTGGCGCGATGATTTCGTGCGCGCCCTGCAAGCCGATGAATCGACCTCGCAACCGACGCAGTGGGCCGGCGCGGCCTGA
- a CDS encoding esterase-like activity of phytase family protein: protein MSRFGRLASVWIALSLSACAASLGAPRPYPLSSDGWTPQVAELRSVSLGLPGGTQLADGVTFAGGLQISAAPTSPLHSLSDLKLTGDGGFVTVSDTGDLVRGDIRLDARGRLVGLDHFRSRRLTLQDGAAISDKSDGDAEGLAITPSGDLLVSFERRHRIWNYGPLSALKTQPTPVRSPDFAFTENDGMEGLATSPGGWRVSAEAGGVWDCAAARCTVVSAPPATPIPDSEYRITGLDRDPSGAGWFVVQRLYRVPIDMRARVRRMAPDGTLGPVLIELKLPGTTDNFEGVAAETRNGRTRLYILSDDNFNPAQRTLMLAFDLR, encoded by the coding sequence ATGAGCCGTTTCGGTCGGCTGGCCAGTGTCTGGATCGCCCTGTCGCTGTCGGCCTGCGCCGCCTCGCTGGGCGCGCCGCGTCCCTATCCGTTATCGTCGGACGGCTGGACGCCCCAGGTCGCGGAACTGCGAAGCGTCAGCCTGGGCCTGCCAGGCGGGACGCAGTTGGCCGACGGCGTGACGTTCGCCGGCGGCCTGCAGATCAGCGCGGCCCCGACATCGCCGCTGCACAGCCTGTCGGACCTGAAGCTGACCGGCGACGGCGGTTTCGTCACGGTATCGGACACCGGCGATCTGGTGCGCGGCGACATTCGCCTGGACGCCCGGGGACGGCTGGTCGGCCTGGACCACTTCCGCTCGCGCCGGCTGACGCTTCAGGACGGTGCCGCGATTTCCGACAAGTCGGACGGCGACGCCGAGGGCCTGGCCATCACGCCCTCCGGCGATCTGCTCGTCAGTTTCGAGCGGCGTCACCGAATCTGGAACTACGGCCCATTGTCGGCGCTGAAGACCCAGCCGACGCCGGTGCGGTCGCCCGACTTCGCCTTCACGGAGAACGATGGGATGGAGGGTCTGGCGACGTCGCCCGGCGGCTGGCGCGTCTCTGCCGAGGCGGGCGGCGTCTGGGACTGCGCGGCGGCGAGATGCACGGTCGTCAGCGCGCCGCCTGCAACCCCCATCCCCGACAGCGAATACCGCATCACCGGTCTGGATCGCGATCCGTCCGGCGCCGGATGGTTCGTGGTCCAGCGCCTGTATCGGGTGCCCATCGACATGCGCGCGCGCGTGCGCCGCATGGCCCCCGACGGAACGCTGGGGCCGGTGTTGATCGAGCTGAAACTGCCGGGCACGACAGACAATTTCGAGGGGGTCGCCGCAGAGACGCGCAACGGCAGGACCCGCCTCTACATCCTGTCCGACGACAACTTCAATCCGGCCCAGCGCACCCTGATGCTGGCCTTCGACCTACGCTAG
- the cobT gene encoding cobaltochelatase subunit CobT, producing the protein MAAPDTPAETFKRALGHAARALAEQPELEVVFGSDGPKLSNGVLTLPHPPRDPSGPESASLRGQADRLALRLANHDAAVNSRMRPADAKAAEVFDAVEQARVEAFGSEHLAGVRDNLGAALITRLEKTGALRINDADRVPVSEAVALLVRERLTGRPAPDGARAMLDLVRDNIEAKAGAKLDALAGTAGDQEGFALKMREVLRALDLDPGDGRGEDTSENPGDEEPDPQDPAADDNQDEEEEQDGGEGSQSMEGDADDQSSEQERESRPEGAPADPDGEGADDGPELQEGQQPNRQQTADDGRTVDFYRVFTTAFDEVVDAADLCDPVELDRLRALLDGQLAILSSVVSRLANKLQRRLLAQQNRSWVFDLEEGMLDTARLTRIVTDPTAPLSFKAESESPFRDTVVTLLLDNSGSMRGRPIMVAAVCADILARTLERCGVKVEILGFTTRAWKGGQSREAWITAGKPQNPGRLNDLRHIIYKAADAPWRRAKKNLGLMMREGLLKENIDGEALQWAHGRLLARTEQRRILMVISDGSPVDDSTQSANAALYLDKHLRQVIAEIEDRSPVELLAIGIGHDVTRWYRKALTIVDVEQLAGAMTEKLAELFENEGAAGPTRRTRRKLAA; encoded by the coding sequence ATGGCCGCCCCGGATACTCCCGCCGAAACCTTCAAGCGCGCGCTGGGTCATGCCGCGCGGGCGCTGGCGGAGCAGCCCGAGCTGGAGGTGGTGTTCGGGTCCGACGGGCCCAAGCTGTCGAACGGCGTCCTGACCCTGCCCCATCCGCCGCGCGATCCGTCCGGGCCCGAGAGCGCGTCCCTGCGCGGCCAGGCCGACCGGCTGGCGCTGCGTCTGGCCAATCACGATGCGGCGGTGAACAGCCGGATGCGGCCGGCGGACGCCAAGGCGGCCGAGGTGTTCGACGCGGTCGAACAGGCGCGGGTCGAGGCGTTCGGGTCGGAACATCTGGCCGGGGTGCGCGACAATCTGGGCGCCGCCCTGATCACGCGGCTGGAAAAGACCGGCGCCCTGCGCATCAACGACGCCGACCGCGTGCCCGTGTCCGAGGCCGTGGCGCTTCTGGTGCGCGAGCGGCTGACCGGGCGCCCCGCCCCCGACGGCGCCCGGGCCATGCTGGATCTGGTCCGCGACAACATCGAAGCCAAGGCCGGGGCTAAGTTGGACGCCCTGGCCGGCACGGCGGGCGATCAGGAGGGCTTCGCGCTGAAGATGCGCGAGGTGCTGCGCGCGCTGGACCTCGACCCCGGCGACGGACGCGGCGAAGACACGTCCGAAAATCCCGGCGACGAGGAACCGGACCCCCAGGACCCTGCGGCCGACGACAATCAGGACGAGGAGGAAGAGCAGGACGGCGGCGAAGGCTCCCAGTCGATGGAGGGCGACGCCGACGATCAGTCTTCCGAGCAAGAGCGCGAAAGTCGCCCCGAAGGCGCGCCCGCCGATCCCGACGGCGAAGGCGCCGACGATGGCCCGGAGTTGCAGGAAGGTCAGCAGCCGAACCGTCAGCAGACGGCCGACGACGGCCGAACGGTCGATTTCTACCGCGTATTCACCACCGCCTTCGACGAGGTGGTGGACGCCGCCGACTTGTGCGACCCGGTCGAGCTGGACCGGCTGCGCGCCCTGCTGGACGGCCAGCTGGCCATCCTGTCCAGCGTCGTGTCGCGCCTGGCCAACAAGCTGCAACGCCGCCTGCTGGCCCAGCAGAACCGCTCCTGGGTGTTCGATCTGGAAGAGGGGATGCTGGACACGGCGCGGCTGACCCGGATCGTCACCGACCCGACCGCCCCCCTGTCGTTCAAGGCCGAGAGCGAAAGCCCGTTCCGCGATACGGTCGTGACCCTGCTGCTGGACAACTCCGGCTCGATGCGCGGGCGGCCGATCATGGTGGCGGCGGTCTGCGCCGACATCCTGGCGCGGACGCTGGAGCGGTGCGGCGTCAAGGTCGAAATCCTGGGCTTCACCACCCGCGCCTGGAAGGGCGGACAGAGCCGCGAAGCCTGGATCACCGCCGGCAAGCCGCAAAATCCAGGCCGCCTGAACGACCTGCGCCACATCATCTACAAGGCCGCCGACGCGCCATGGCGCCGGGCCAAGAAGAACCTGGGCCTGATGATGCGCGAAGGTCTGCTGAAGGAGAATATCGACGGCGAGGCCCTGCAATGGGCCCACGGCCGCCTGCTGGCCCGCACCGAACAGCGCCGCATCCTGATGGTCATTTCCGACGGTTCGCCGGTCGACGATTCGACCCAGTCGGCGAATGCGGCCCTCTATCTGGACAAGCACCTGCGCCAGGTGATCGCCGAGATCGAGGATCGCTCGCCGGTCGAACTGCTGGCGATTGGCATCGGCCACGACGTGACCCGCTGGTATCGCAAGGCCCTGACCATCGTCGATGTGGAACAGCTGGCGGGGGCCATGACCGAAAAGCTGGCCGAACTGTTCGAGAACGAGGGCGCGGCCGGTCCCACCCGTCGCACCAGGCGAAAGCTGGCGGCATGA
- a CDS encoding DUF418 domain-containing protein codes for MTMDDTDKDAAEILSPVAAISRIASLDVMRGLAVLGILAVNVVSFGLPVMVYQDASLSPFPVTGANAVARWTMDVFFHQKFITLFSMLFGASIYLVGGERGDAARGKLLRRRLFWLAVIALIHGLAFWYGDVLLLYAWSGLFVMLMRSMRAGTLIGIGLAVTLLLGAMQAGATWLMVAGPPAITEAMNQGGPHYTAVMVTESIAAYRSGWAGAMGQNLQNWLLLQGASLTMFVFSTVALMMLGLGLFKAGVFSGRAPNGVYVALIGVGVAVLALLGVLEWREAMAPGGTHPTRGLAEVVASFPVFVTLAYVSLIVLATTRGAAWITAALRPVGQMAFTNYLTQTLIMTSIFYMPWGPRLFGRADYVQMWGLVLAVWALQLIWSPLWLSRFSMGPLEWVWRCLTYGRRVPISKGG; via the coding sequence ATGACCATGGACGACACGGACAAGGATGCGGCGGAGATCCTGTCGCCCGTCGCGGCGATCTCGCGCATCGCCAGCCTGGACGTCATGCGGGGGCTGGCGGTGCTGGGCATCCTGGCGGTCAATGTCGTTTCGTTCGGCCTGCCTGTCATGGTCTATCAGGACGCCAGCCTGAGCCCGTTCCCGGTCACCGGCGCCAACGCCGTGGCGCGCTGGACAATGGACGTCTTCTTCCACCAGAAGTTCATCACCCTGTTTTCGATGCTGTTCGGGGCCTCGATCTATCTGGTCGGGGGCGAGCGGGGCGATGCGGCGCGCGGTAAACTGCTGCGACGCCGCCTGTTCTGGCTGGCGGTCATCGCCCTGATCCACGGCCTGGCCTTCTGGTATGGCGACGTGCTGCTGCTCTACGCTTGGTCGGGCCTGTTTGTGATGCTCATGCGGTCGATGCGGGCCGGGACGCTGATCGGGATCGGCCTGGCGGTGACCCTGTTGCTGGGCGCAATGCAGGCGGGCGCGACCTGGCTGATGGTCGCCGGGCCGCCGGCGATCACCGAGGCGATGAACCAGGGCGGGCCGCATTACACCGCCGTCATGGTGACGGAGTCGATCGCCGCCTATCGCAGCGGCTGGGCCGGGGCGATGGGCCAGAATCTGCAGAACTGGCTGCTGCTGCAGGGCGCCAGCCTGACGATGTTCGTCTTCTCGACCGTGGCCCTGATGATGCTGGGACTGGGTCTGTTCAAGGCCGGCGTGTTCAGCGGCCGGGCGCCCAACGGGGTCTATGTCGCCTTGATCGGCGTCGGCGTCGCCGTGCTGGCCCTACTGGGCGTGCTGGAATGGCGCGAGGCGATGGCGCCGGGCGGAACCCACCCGACGCGCGGCCTGGCGGAGGTCGTCGCCTCCTTCCCCGTCTTCGTCACCCTGGCCTACGTCAGCCTGATCGTGCTGGCGACGACGCGAGGGGCGGCCTGGATCACGGCGGCGCTGCGGCCGGTGGGACAGATGGCCTTCACCAACTATCTGACCCAGACCCTGATCATGACCTCCATCTTCTACATGCCCTGGGGACCGCGCCTGTTCGGACGCGCCGACTATGTGCAGATGTGGGGCCTGGTCCTTGCGGTCTGGGCGTTGCAGCTGATCTGGTCGCCGCTGTGGTTGTCGCGGTTCAGCATGGGGCCGCTGGAGTGGGTTTGGCGCTGTCTGACCTACGGCCGTCGGGTGCCGATTTCAAAAGGCGGCTGA
- a CDS encoding phthalate transporter, with product MSRFESYSDLPGQATIAARPGRTPRILACLAGAAWPPLWLTLPFWRPHAYLPGRDMDWRLVVMLIGLITVPLALYRVLNERKRDGRPGTRLGVVWRFMMYGGLAAALVQIVVALGMSVTGWFEAGDVMQALGATETTLLIFGVGGLPIAMIVGVSYALWAGLCAAFIAFEARPAVKDRLGLMPKS from the coding sequence ATGAGCCGGTTCGAGAGCTATTCCGACCTGCCCGGTCAGGCGACCATCGCCGCGCGGCCCGGGCGGACGCCTCGGATTCTGGCCTGTTTGGCCGGCGCGGCCTGGCCGCCCCTGTGGTTGACCCTGCCCTTCTGGCGGCCGCACGCCTATCTGCCGGGTCGCGACATGGACTGGCGGCTGGTGGTGATGCTGATCGGCCTGATCACCGTGCCGTTGGCCCTGTATCGCGTGCTGAACGAGCGCAAGCGCGACGGCCGGCCCGGCACGCGGCTGGGCGTCGTCTGGCGCTTCATGATGTACGGCGGCCTGGCGGCGGCCCTGGTTCAGATCGTCGTCGCCCTGGGCATGAGCGTGACGGGATGGTTCGAGGCTGGCGATGTGATGCAGGCCCTGGGCGCGACCGAGACAACCCTGCTGATCTTCGGTGTCGGCGGCCTGCCCATCGCCATGATCGTGGGCGTCAGCTACGCCCTTTGGGCCGGGCTGTGCGCCGCCTTCATCGCCTTCGAGGCGCGGCCGGCGGTCAAGGATCGACTGGGCTTGATGCCCAAAAGCTGA
- a CDS encoding 3-hydroxybutyryl-CoA dehydrogenase: MTSITTVAILGAGQMGAGIAQAVALGGYSVRLYDVVADRLPLAQGEIAASLARHVGRGLVDQAAADAALARITTSDVMAEAVAGADLVIEAALEDEAVKKAIYAEVVPHLGPQTLLASNTSSISITRLASSTDRPDRFVGLHFMKPAPVMKLVEIIRGIATSAETHSAAVAFAESLGKTTTDAEDFPAFIVNRILVPMMNEAIFALYEGVGNVASIDKALRLGANHPMGPLELADFMGLDVVLAIMNVLYDGLADSKYRPCPLLVKYVEAGWLGRKSGRGFYDYSGAAPAPTR; encoded by the coding sequence ATGACCTCGATCACCACAGTCGCCATTCTGGGCGCCGGACAGATGGGCGCAGGCATCGCGCAGGCGGTTGCGCTCGGGGGCTATTCGGTTCGCCTTTATGACGTCGTCGCCGACCGGCTGCCGCTGGCGCAGGGCGAGATCGCAGCCAGCCTGGCGCGCCATGTCGGACGCGGCCTGGTCGATCAGGCCGCCGCCGATGCGGCCCTGGCCCGCATCACGACAAGCGACGTGATGGCCGAGGCCGTCGCCGGCGCCGATCTGGTCATCGAGGCGGCGCTGGAAGACGAGGCCGTCAAGAAGGCCATCTATGCCGAGGTCGTGCCGCACCTGGGGCCGCAGACGCTGTTGGCGTCCAACACCTCTTCCATCTCGATCACCCGGCTGGCGTCTTCGACGGACCGGCCGGACCGGTTCGTCGGCCTGCACTTCATGAAGCCGGCGCCGGTGATGAAGCTGGTGGAGATCATCCGCGGCATCGCCACCTCGGCCGAGACCCATTCCGCCGCCGTCGCCTTCGCCGAAAGCCTGGGCAAGACCACCACGGACGCCGAGGATTTTCCCGCCTTCATCGTCAACCGCATCCTGGTGCCGATGATGAACGAGGCGATCTTCGCCCTGTATGAAGGCGTCGGCAACGTCGCCTCGATCGACAAGGCCCTGCGCCTGGGCGCCAATCATCCGATGGGCCCGCTGGAACTGGCCGACTTCATGGGTCTGGACGTCGTCCTGGCCATCATGAACGTGCTGTATGACGGCCTGGCCGACAGCAAATACCGCCCCTGCCCCCTGCTGGTGAAATATGTCGAGGCCGGCTGGCTGGGCAGAAAGAGCGGACGCGGCTTCTACGACTATTCCGGCGCTGCGCCGGCGCCGACGCGATGA
- a CDS encoding YggT family protein yields the protein MGTALAWLIETIIGLMIWFIIAQAILSWLVAFDVVNYRNRFVYSVGTFLDRVTAPLLEPFRRIIPNLGGIDISPIVVILLLQFIRIAFVATAKPALIQLLG from the coding sequence ATGGGCACTGCGCTTGCTTGGCTAATCGAAACGATCATCGGTCTGATGATCTGGTTCATCATCGCCCAAGCGATCCTGAGTTGGCTGGTGGCGTTCGACGTCGTCAACTATCGGAACCGCTTCGTCTATTCGGTCGGCACCTTCCTGGACCGGGTCACCGCGCCCCTGCTGGAGCCGTTCCGCCGCATCATTCCGAACCTGGGCGGCATCGATATCTCACCCATCGTGGTGATCTTGCTGCTGCAATTTATTCGGATTGCGTTTGTAGCAACAGCTAAGCCGGCTTTGATCCAGTTGCTAGGCTGA
- a CDS encoding DUF6538 domain-containing protein, giving the protein MTDMPTGLIRRGGAYSLRRRVPKDLLPAYEGRKEIVRALGTKDREEAKRLHALAWVALDQEFAAARQHHFEDPNAHILAKLRQIEEARARFPSPPQSTTGEEVEYALAKMAEDSAQELQEEIEYEGRAFERQKLLAVLNVEGDSLSREEQALRDIIEDAQAAVRAAQWRADQADVKVREEVRSPAVIAKPPAKLATHATSELSLLALVEQWANARQPTPRSVRAHTAVAQWFVARCGALPIQRITKADVRSFLAKLDEGGTSPANAKVKLSRLSPLLSFAADRDTHLRIKTSGDVRERSIILGC; this is encoded by the coding sequence ATGACCGACATGCCTACAGGACTGATCCGGCGAGGCGGCGCGTACAGCCTCAGACGCCGAGTTCCGAAAGACCTTTTGCCTGCTTACGAGGGCAGAAAGGAGATCGTGCGGGCGCTTGGAACGAAGGACCGCGAGGAAGCCAAACGCCTCCACGCGCTCGCTTGGGTCGCGTTGGATCAGGAATTCGCTGCCGCTCGGCAACACCATTTCGAAGACCCCAACGCCCACATCCTCGCAAAATTAAGACAGATCGAGGAAGCGCGCGCTCGTTTTCCGTCGCCGCCTCAATCCACCACTGGTGAGGAGGTCGAATACGCCCTCGCTAAAATGGCAGAGGACAGCGCTCAAGAGCTTCAGGAAGAGATCGAGTATGAGGGCAGAGCGTTCGAGCGCCAGAAGCTTCTAGCCGTGCTGAATGTGGAGGGGGACAGTCTGAGTAGAGAGGAGCAAGCTCTTCGAGACATCATTGAAGACGCCCAAGCCGCAGTTAGAGCGGCACAATGGCGCGCCGATCAAGCGGACGTGAAAGTCCGAGAAGAAGTCCGCTCTCCCGCTGTGATAGCCAAACCGCCAGCCAAGCTCGCAACGCACGCTACTTCAGAGCTTTCCCTGCTTGCTCTGGTGGAGCAGTGGGCTAATGCACGCCAGCCCACACCGAGGTCTGTGCGAGCCCACACTGCTGTCGCCCAATGGTTCGTGGCGCGGTGTGGCGCGCTTCCTATACAGCGCATCACAAAAGCAGACGTTCGCTCGTTCCTTGCCAAGCTTGACGAGGGAGGAACCTCTCCGGCTAACGCTAAGGTTAAGCTCTCTCGCCTAAGCCCTCTTCTTAGCTTTGCGGCGGACAGGGATACGCACCTGAGGATAAAGACATCTGGTGATGTTCGAGAGCGATCTATCATTCTCGGTTGTTGA
- a CDS encoding SDR family oxidoreductase yields the protein MDLKLNGKRALICGGSSGLGRAVATALVAEGAHVALLSRDEGKLQAVADALNASGPGKAVVAAADLADHEALLRAVDRAEDLLGGPIEILLNNTGGPPPSGVSGLEPAVWRDHFESMVLSIFRLTDRVLPAMRAAGWGRILNVASITVVEPSAALGVSNTLRASVAAWAKTLANEVGPDGVTVNTLLPGRIDTPRIERLDQATAERTGTTPQEARAESVKSIPVGRIGTTEEFGATAAFLASPLAAYVTGSLIRLDGGAIKAI from the coding sequence ATGGACCTGAAACTGAACGGCAAGCGCGCCCTGATCTGCGGCGGCTCATCCGGCCTTGGCCGCGCCGTGGCGACGGCCCTGGTTGCGGAGGGCGCGCACGTCGCCCTGCTGTCGCGCGATGAAGGCAAGCTTCAGGCCGTGGCGGATGCGCTGAACGCATCCGGGCCGGGCAAGGCAGTCGTGGCAGCGGCGGACTTGGCGGATCATGAGGCGCTGCTGAGGGCGGTGGATCGGGCAGAGGATCTGTTGGGCGGGCCTATCGAAATCCTGCTGAACAACACCGGGGGGCCGCCGCCGTCGGGCGTGTCGGGGCTGGAGCCGGCGGTGTGGCGCGATCATTTCGAATCGATGGTGCTGTCGATCTTCCGCCTGACGGACCGGGTGCTGCCGGCCATGCGGGCGGCTGGCTGGGGGCGAATCCTGAACGTCGCCTCGATCACTGTGGTCGAACCGTCGGCGGCGTTGGGCGTGTCCAACACCCTGCGAGCCTCGGTCGCGGCCTGGGCCAAGACCCTCGCAAATGAGGTCGGACCGGACGGAGTGACGGTCAACACCCTGCTGCCGGGGCGGATCGATACGCCGCGGATTGAAAGGCTGGACCAGGCGACCGCCGAGCGCACCGGCACGACGCCGCAAGAGGCGCGGGCCGAATCCGTCAAATCCATCCCCGTCGGCCGCATCGGCACGACCGAGGAGTTCGGCGCCACCGCCGCCTTCCTGGCCAGTCCGCTGGCGGCCTATGTCACCGGCTCGCTGATCCGACTGGACGGCGGGGCGATCAAGGCGATCTGA